From one Scophthalmus maximus strain ysfricsl-2021 chromosome 19, ASM2237912v1, whole genome shotgun sequence genomic stretch:
- the si:ch211-51h9.7 gene encoding uncharacterized protein si:ch211-51h9.7 — MRVRGAAMRCERSPRLQAKQLERFILIMHFILFMLLVCPGEACAATEEAATGTSTDAVLLCRACGHELAVGADIRSVPSRRALSGRNDTLVGGRRVDVQLFQNPHGHRFEVITFRQADVRLHWPADQHFSWFPGFSWTVATCPRCATHLGWAFQPSVWPDTVTKSTFDESDQTFLALIAHRLLTEDFASSLLMTPKSFTS; from the exons ATGCGTGTGCGAGGGGCGGCGATGAGATGCGAACGGAGCCCGCGGCTGCAGGCGAAGCAGCTGGAAAGATTCATATTAATAATGCACTTCATTTTATTCATGCTGCTCGTTTGTCCCGGTGAGGCGTGTGCTGCCACCGAGGAGGCGGCCACCGGCACCAGCACCGACGCCGTGCTGCTGTGCAGGGCGTGCGGACACGAGCTGGCGGTCGGCGCGGACATCCGCTCCGTGCCCAGCCGCCGGGCTCTGTCCGGCCGCAACGACACGCTGGTCGGCGGCCGCAGGGTCGACGTGCAGCTCTTCCAGAACCCGCACGGACACCGGTTCGAGGTGATCACGTTCAGGCAGGCGGACGTCCGCCTGCACTGGCCCGCGGACCAACACTTCTCCTGGTTTCCGGGGTTCTCTTGGACGGTGGCCACCTGTCCCCGGTGCGCGACTCACCTGG GTTGGGCCTTCCAGCCCAGCGTCTGGCCCGACACCGTCACCAAATCCACATTTGACGAGTCTGATCAAACCTTCCTGGCTTTAATCGCTCATCGACTTTTAACAGAAGACTTCGCTTCGAGTCTTCTAATGACTCCGAAATCCTTCACGAGCTGA
- the LOC118314366 gene encoding outer dense fiber protein 2-like codes for MKTRESPPPVHVHVPETTPVHVHMRRSPSKTPQNRTKDVQARGDGSRPGVRSPWIPPGRFSCRRDVDAYKCQRSRAQHQSERDQRGGEEQEEEMAAVSLSVLLREQEGVRRFKRSDSRGQRTDTDVLLRTLVEAEIDGVAVANQLTALKETVDSLTKDKRLSKLHAASVGRQQELLVEKMEMFDHTNQSLRELLREWSEHERDSLVWSEQRDALKKRLDHSETENIRLLAKFTNKEKEASKLAEHLDFEKDNAKTTEELSRILESTRDHLESQLDRAEAEKARLAAQIQRMQQSQEQQHDELRALQDELQTQRQQRWRDNGVQEEAQTESQRRGDDDGDDNKEETQSQRQQQRDDDGDQDDDGDQDEMQGRRDREALALLTQQAERAEESARELAGKLQEKETQLAQALSTSSDWCVRHSEEAAAKQKLEEETSALKLQVTELNSRLQSAEERSRAEREELRDQLHQLSAETASTELHNQRLKAELMSSEEKLRGLQSEARHLKASIKKYESLVEKYKKKVQQARLEAEDHCLKLEATQKETREAAAGAEREKEQVRRELLGRLRELETLPERLRLSEQQLRDAQREADAHERRNLEHGAALAEVRHMVEQQGAQLEMFQQRNVLLQEENNVLTEKLLNVERRLDDARAENQDMSQALASEEAGVRSVQQQLEEKTLECSVLSRQLQQTLDDAQRQVDDNMQKVLAKERVSQSKALDLQSQLSRATTELSQLQRSKAEMERRFQGQLQNMKDRLEQSDSTNRTLQNYVHFLKTSYGNVFGESLLES; via the exons ATGAAAACCCGGGAGTCGCCGCCGCCGGTTCACGTCCACGTCCCGGAGACAACACCGGTTCACGTTCACATGAGGAGGAGTCCCAGCAAAACCCCACAG AACAGGACAAAAGACGTCCAGGCGAGGGGAGATGGATCGAGGCCGGGGGTCCGGTCGCCGTGGATACCTCCGGGAAGGTTTTCCTGCCGCAGAGACGTGGATGCTTACAAGTGTCAG AGAAGCCGAGCGCAGCATCAGTCAGAGAGAGATCAGCGTGGcggagaagagcaggaagaagagatggCCGCCGTGTCCCTCAGCGTCCTGCTCCGAGAGCAAGAAGGCGTCCGCCGCTTTAAGAG GTCAGATTCTCGGGGTcaacgcacagacacagacgttCTCCTGAGGACGCTCGTCGAAGCAGAAATCGACGGCGTGGCAGTAGCCAATCAGCTGACGGCGCTGAAGGAAACCGTCGACAGCCTCACCAAG GACAAGCGCCTGTCGAAGCTGCACGCCGCCTCGGTGGGACGTCAGCAGGAGTTGCTGgtggagaagatggagatgTTTGATCACACGAACCAGAGTCTTCGGGAGCTGCTCAGGGAGTGGAGCGAACACGAG AGAGACTCCCTGGTGTGGTCGGAGCAGAGAGACGCCCTGAAGAAGAGATTGGACCACAGCGAAACTGAGAACATT cgACTTTTGGCCAAATTCACCAACAAGGAGAAAGAGGCGTCCAAGCTCGCCGAGCACTTGGACTTTGAGAAG GACAACGCCAAGACGACGGAGGAGCTCTCGAGAATCCTGGAGTCGACGCGCGACCACCTGGAGTCTCAGCTGGACCGTGCGGAGGCAGAGAAGGCTCGACTGGCTGCTCAGATTCAG AGGATGCAGCAGAgccaggagcagcagcacgaCGAGCTCCGGGCTCTGCAGGACGAGCTGCAGACTCAGAGGCAGCAGCGGTGGCGGGACAACGGCGTCCAGGAGGAGGCGCAGACTGAGAGCCAGCGGCGGGGCGATGACGACGGCGATGACAACAAGGAGGAGACGCAGagtcagaggcagcagcagcgggacgATGACGGCGACCAGGACGATGACGGCGACCAGGACGAGATGCAGGGGAGGCGAGACCGGGAAGCTCTGGCTCTGCTGACCCAGCAGGCCGAGCGAGCCGAGGAGTCGGCCAGAGAGCTCGCAGGGAAACTCCAGGAGAAG GAAACCCAGTTGGCTCAGGCTCTGTCCACATCCAGCGACTGGTGCGTCCGACACTCTGAAGAGGCCGCGGCCAAACAAAAGCTGGAAGAGGAAACATCAGCTCTCAAACT CCAGGTGACTGAGCTGAACTCTCGACTTCAGtcggcggaggagaggagccggGCGGAGAGGGAGGAGCTCCGGgatcagctccatcagctcaGCGCTGAAACGGCCTCCACCGAGCTGCACAACCAGAGACTCAAG GCGGAGTTGATGTCGTCCGAGGAGAAACTCCGGGGGCTTCAGTCCGAGGCCCGTCACCTGAAGGCGTCGATCAAAAAGTACGAAAGCCTGGTGGAGAAATACAAGAAGAAG GTCCAGCAGGCTCGTCTGGAGGCGGAGGACCACTGCCTGAAGCTGGAGGCGACGCAGAAGGAGACgcgggaggcggcggcgggcgcAGAGCGGGAGAAGGAGCAGGTGAGGAGGGAGCTGCTGGGCCGACTGCGGGAGCTCGAGACGCTGCCCGAGCGACTGAGGCTGAGCGAGCAGCAGCTGCGGGACGCCCAGCGGGAGGCCGACGCCCACGAGAGGAGGAACCTGGAGCACGGCGCCGCCCTCGCCGAAGTCAGACACATG GTGGAGCAGCAAGGCGCTCAGCTGGAGATGTTCCAGCAGAGGAacgtgctgctgcaggaggaaaacAACGTTCTCACAGAGAAACTCCTCAACGTAGAAAG gagGCTGGACGACGCGCGGGCAGAGAACCAGGACATGTCTCAGGCTCTGGCCTCGGAGGAAGCCGGCGTCCGCAGcgttcagcagcagctggaggagaagacgcTGGAGTGCAGCGTCCTGTCACGACAGCTGCAGCAGACGCTGGATGACGCACAGAGACAG GTTGACGACAACATGCAGAAGGTTTTGGCCAAAGAGCGAGTGTCCCAGTCCAAAGCGTTGGACCTGCAGAGCCAACTGAGCCGAGCCACGACCGAGCTGAGTCAGCTGCAGAGAAGCAAAGCAGAG ATGGAGCGTCGCTTCCAGGGTCAGCTGCAGAACATGAAGGACCGACTGGAGCAGTCGGACTCGACGAACAGAACTCTGCAGAACTACGTTCACTTTCTCAAAACCTCGTACGGGAACGTGTTTGGTGAATCTTTGCTCGAAAGCTGA
- the seta gene encoding SET nuclear proto-oncogene a, with the protein MSASAAKVSKKELNSNHDGADETSEKEQQEAIEHIDEVQNEIDRLNEQASEEILKVEQKYNKLRQPFFQKRSELIAKIPNFWVTTFVNHPQVSALLGEEDEEALHYLSRVEVTEFEDIKSGYRIDFYFDENPYFENKVLSKEFHLNESGDPSSKSTEIKWKSGKDLTKRSTQAQNKAGRKRQHEEPESFFTWFTDHADAGADELGEVIKDDIWPNPLQYYLVPDMDDEEGEGEDEEEDEEGLEDIDEEGDEDGEDDEDEDGEDGEDDEGEDD; encoded by the exons ATGTCGGCCTCGGCGGCAAAAGTGAGTAAAAAGGAGCTCAACTCGAACCATGACGGAGCGGACGAAACCTCCG AGAAAGAGCAGCAAGAAGCGATTGAACACATCGACGAAGTTCAAAACGAAATTGACAG GTTGAACGAGCAAGCCAGTGAGGAGATCCTCAAAGTAGaacagaaatacaacaaactCCGTCAGCCATTCTTTCAGAAGAGGTCAGAACTGATCGCCAAAATCCCCAACTTCTGGGTCACCACGTTTGTCAACCATCCACAAG TATCTGCCCTACtgggggaggaagatgaagaagcgCTTCACTACCTGAGCCGAGTGGAGGTGACAGAGTTTGAAGACATCAAATCAGGCTACAGAATAGATTTT TATTTCGATGAAAATCCGTACTTCGAAAACAAAGTCCTTTCCAAAGAGTTCCATCTGAACGAGAGCGGGGATCCATCTTCAAAGTCCACAGAAATCAAATGGAAATCGGGAAAA GACCTGACCAAGCGCTCCACCCAGGCACAGAACAAAGCCGGCAGGAAGAGGCAACATGAAGAGCCAGAGAGCTTCTTCACTTGGTTTACCGATCACGCCGACGCCGGTGCCGACGAGCTCGGGGAGGTCATCAAGGACGACATCTGGCCCAACCCGCTGCAGTACTACCTG GTTCCTGACATGGATGACGAAGAGGGTGAAGgcgaggacgaagaggaggacgaggagggtcTGGAGGACATCGAcgaggagggagatgaagacggagaggatgacgaagacgaggacggagaagatggagag GATGACGAGGGAGAAGACGACTAA